In Cinclus cinclus chromosome 1, bCinCin1.1, whole genome shotgun sequence, the sequence GTCCACTTTCAGACTTCTTCTGTAACAGAAGGCACAAATCTAAATGTCACCTTGCATCAAGATAAAGGGTTTCACTGGAGAAACAGGACATTTGTCAGGATCATCTCATCTGAGATGACTAACGCAGTGATAGCCCTGAGTCTGTATTGTGAAAATGTCAGTAGTAGGACAAGAGTAGCTCATTCTTTTTAGTAAAAAATGTTAGGTTGGTGTTTAGTTTGGCGTCTTCTATCAAGAATTGAGTTTTGATACTCCTCACAAATAAACCTGAAAAtctaaaattgttttaatttctaaGATTTATGATCAGACATAAAAGCATGACTGCAGAGTATCTTCCATTGGAAAGGTGATTAAATCACATCTTCATCAAATCTCAACTACACTAAAGTGAAGTCAAATCTGGCTATTTCATGGCCAGCTGAGATTTTGTGGGGTTTATCTTTTAACTCCACTACTGCTATTAACAGTGGTGATTAGGATGATTTTCTCTAACCCTACTTCTgtgcctcctcctcctttgATGCCCCTGGATTGCAGCTTGGTTCTGGCTGATCTTTCATTTCACAAGATCCCTAGCAATGCAGCTCTCTGCAAAATTTCAGCTCCCCTACTAAATTTGGCTGCACCTGGACAACTAGTTCAAGATTTGCCAGgtggaggaaggaaggacaggCAAATGGATGGATAGAAGTGGGGCAGTAGTTCCTGAGAAGCCCAGGAGAAGGGAGGGACAGACAGTGTGGACAACCTGAGGGCATCTCCCAGGGGACACATCAGGGCAGCTCCTTGCGTGGCACTGAGCCATCCATGGAACTGAACAGCGAGGGGCCGGCAGATCGGGACACCGGGAGTGTGGGGAGCCGGGGACAGAGATGGAGCTGTCCAGAGAAAGACAGCGAAGCTGGGgaaggtctggagcacaagtcctgtgagaagcggctgagggagctggaggtgttgagcctggggaagaggaggctcagggggaccttCGCtcctacaactgcctgaaaggaggctgtagccaggtggaaGTCGGTCTTTTCTCCAGAAAACCAGCAATAGAGCAACAAGAAATGGCCTAAAGCAACACCAGGGGATGTTCAGGCTGGgcatcaggaggaatttttccACAGGAAAGGAGATCAGGTATTAGAATGGGCTGCCCGGGGAGGTGGCGGAGTCACCATttctggaggtgtttaaggacagactggatgtggcagtcagtgccatggtctaacTGACATGGTGGTGTTGGGTCATAGATCGGACTCCGTGGTCTCTTTTCCAACCAGACTGCGTGAAACCCCACGGCCGGGACACCTCCgggccgcgcccgccccgccgggggggggggggggggggcaaagGGGCGGCCCCAGTTTCCCCGGCCCTCACGGCTGCCCCGCCCCCTCCCTCAAGGCCACGCCCCGGAGGCCCGGCTTGGCGCACGCGTGCCGGGCCCACCTTGCGGCCGGGGACGTGCTGGGGAAACTGCGCGTGCGCTTCCCTTtgacccctccccccccaccccccccgtCTTCCCTCCCCCCAGAATGGCTCAACGCGAAGCTTCTCTTGGCTTCTGATTGGCTGACCGGCTCTCTCGGGCCAATGGCAGTGGCGCTTGCTTCCGCCGAGACGTGGCGCTGTCCGCCAATGAGGTGAGCGGTTGCTGCTGCCCTCCTTCCCTGTCTCGCGTGTCCCGGCGCGCAAGATGGCGGCAGCTGTGCGGGGGGCGGAGGagttggagctgctggagcggCTGCTGGGGCTGTCGGGCGGGAACAAGTACGGCGTCCAGGGGGAGCGGAAGGTGAAGGGAGCGAGGAGGGGCCTGGAGCGGGTGGCGGTGGCGACGTGCGTGGGAGGGCGGGCGAGCGAGCGTTCTCTGATCTCCTTTCACCAATGGCTGCTTCCCTCCGAGcttcccttcctgccttcctggcaGTTTCGCTCCGACACCGATGTGGCGGTGGCTGCGGCCCTTCAGATACTAGCCGATGTCTCTTTGGGCGGGCTCTCACCTGTGCTCTCTCTAGCCCTTCCCTCACCAACTCACATATGTTGTGGTTGTCGTAGGGCCTCTCTGCTGTGAGCCTGTAGGTTCTGGAAACTCCTTCTCTCTGCTTGTGGGAAGGGTCATAATGTGCCATGGAAGGGATTTCGGCCTGACTTTTACTTGTTCTTTCAGCGCTCTCCTTTCTCTATGCCTGTGTGAATTATGTCTGTGCTATCTTGATTAAATTACatcaagaaaataagaaaaatatgttgttttAATAATAGGAATATGTCTGTCTTGAGGACGTGTTgctcttaaatattttactctTTTGAAGTACTCCTATCTGACATGAGGTTATAGTGGGGTGGGAGTCTGTCTATCTACTGTGCTGCAGGGGAGGACCAGAGGAAATGGCCTAAACTGAAACAAAGGAGATTCAGATTAGATgttagaaaatgttttcactCTTGTGGTGCTGAGGCATTGGaataggttgcccagggaggtggtggagtgtCCATTTCTGGAGATGCTTAAACGTCACAGGTGTCTGGATGTGGTGCTGGGTGATCGTTTAGTGGTTTAGGGTTGCATTAGCAGTGCTGGGTGGATGCTGGAATGGGTGAtcttaaaggtcctttccaaatttgatgattctatggttctagATGGTTAATGTTTCAAAGTTTGTGTGGAAATATTAGGTTCCATGGTTTAAAAGGCACATGAGGCATGAAAAATGCAgtagagctgcagcagagctgggagcatcaCAAATTTGTGAGCTGTTTGTTTGATCTTCCCTCCTGGAGAAGGTAATTTGAGAAATGAAGCTCTGCAGTTGccttgtgttttgggttttttttaattgactgtTTATGATTAAAGTTCTGAATATCTATATATGTTCTTCAGTTGCAAAAACTTCCTTAATTATTTTACAGCCCAGCAGGTATTTAATGCTATTACCGTAAAGCATAATGCTGAAAAATTCAAGTAACTAGGTCTGTGTGTAGTTGTTCTGGCTGGATGctcattggaaaaaaaacttaATAGTAGTGAAAGACTCTTGATACTATCAACTACAAAAATAATCTTGTGCTTTCAGCTTTAGATTAAATTAATCTGCACACAAACAGACTGCTCTGTGTGGTCAAATACTTTAAAAGAGAGAGTGTTGTATTTTAAtcagtttctttcattttatgtcATAAGTGCCTGAATGGGCTTCAGCCTGTTGCAGTGAGTTTCAGTTCACTCACTTCATTTCTTGAGGTGTTGGTTCAGTTTCCTTTCCCTCAGCTGAACACATGCTGCTGTCACTCACAAAGACATGGTGGCTAAGTCTGGAGGTGTGTTGTGTTATTCTGCTGGTACCAGTGAGCTCCTGACTGCTGTTCAGGGTGTTTTAGAATGGTGGAGTACTTAGGAATAAGCTTTTAAGGGGCTGTGGTTACTGCAGCCTGCTTACTCAGAAGTTGGATACTACTGACTTCAGTCTTAAATCAGAGTCCTGAATTTGGAAATGAGTTAGAAGCCAGTTAGTAAGATTTCTGCTAGTGTTAGAACAGGCAATACTATTTCTGCCTAATATTGGCAGAATTTGCTTAACTGGAGCTAAAGGTGTCTTGATTTGTTCATGTTCTTCTGtaagaattgaaaataaaatgccccaaagagcagaaattaatACAGACTTGGTTTTGATGGCACCACCTTTACCGTGAATGCTTCTAAGTTCAGATCTATTGCTTCAGAGGTGCTTTTGAgggaacattaaaaaaaccaataaCCATTCATACAGAGACTGCTTTCTTCAATTATTTGTTTAGTCTTACACTTGTGTTTCTACTTCCAGGTTCCTGTTCTCCAAACCAACAATGGCCCTGGGCTGACAGGGCTGATGACCATCGCTGCCCACCTGGTCAGGCAGGCTAGGAAAGACCAGCTGCTGGGAAACACTGCCGAGGAGAAGGCTGTGGTACAGCAGTGGCTGGAATACAGAGTGACCCGAGTAAATGGAGGCTCTAGTAAGGAAGATACTAGAACAATTCTGAAGGTAAGGAGCACTTAATTACCTTGCCACTGAATTTTGGAGTGATTAGACCTTGAAGAGGATTATAGTGCTCATGTGTGTATGAGCATACAGTTAATAAAATTTAACAAGTGCTATGAGCTTGACAGTATCACTAAACACtagcttttcttcctcttgctgcttttcactTTTATTGGTAAAAATACCCCAACATCCTGAAATGGGAAAACAGCtaaaactgtaaaatatatAAAGCAGAGCTCTTGTAGTGCTCAATGGCTGTAAATTATGAAAGTTGTTCCACACCATTTGGAGACTGTTCAGCTGCCTGTGCGAGGTGCAAGTTTTTACTATCTTCAGAAACCCTTGGTTATAAGCAAGTTGGTGTTGTATTCCAAGATAACACTTCTCTGATTGTTTTAAGAGCTATTCTTAATGATGTGGCAATTATGGGATACAAACCATACTTGATGCTGTGGTATTTGGTATTGATGCTGAAAGGAGGTACTGGACAGAACTGTGTGTGGAAAGTGAAATCATAAAGGAACCTCTGCAAAACTGTCCTTCATATTGAGCTACTTTGTGTGCAGTCCTTGTTCTGCTGTTATTAAACTTTTCTTGTAGGTGGAAGCTTACATCCTCTTAAACATGTGGAAGCAGAAAAGAGAATCTCGATGGTCCCCCTTGTTGTTTGAGCAGATGACAAGGAGCAGATATCAAAActtactgtattttctttacTCCTTGCAACTAATAGTAATTAGTACTTTTGCAGTCTCGTGGGGACAACTTGAAGAGAAAATTTGCTTTACACTGTTAAGCACTGTTTACAAAGGGTGTAtaaaacagcagtgaaattcCATCTGTTTTTAAAGTGCTTATTTTATCTAGTTTTAAAAGTATGTTTGAGATGGAGAGTTACTTTGCTCAGTGCTGTCAATGAGTCTGAATTTAGAAATTAGTGAGCAGCAAGGTTGACTCTCCTTGAAGCTGGCAGAGTCCTAATACTTCTGGCTCTGGCAAGATGTGCAGAAACCAAAGATAAACTGAAGCAGTATTTACACTCTGTTACTTAAAATCAAGGAAAATGTATCTTACAAtgatacaaaacaaaactttgttGCTCTTCAAGGTAACACCTTGTTCTTGAGGCTTGTCATACCTGCGTTACCCACCAACTTAGTGAAAATCCTGACAAACCATTTCTCTTGCTTGAACCCCAAACAATCTGTGTTATCTTGGTTTCATTGTATCTGGGGAATATCTTCCATTGGTTAATCGTGATTTTGTTTACATTGcttctgattttctctttttgcaacATATCTGCTCTTACTTTCTATGTGCACATGCTATCAAAACCTTCACAGTCTTGGTTACTCTACAGATGTATGAAAAGCATGAAAACTTGTCTACTCTGTATGATTTTTAGAACTTGATGGAAGGAGGCACTGACTAACCGGGATTTAACTTCAGGTTTAGCTGTGGTATGATGAGGTGGCCCTTGGAAGTCCTTGTTGTCTAAACTTTTATGACAAGTGTCACACAGTTTCAGTCATTCTTTGAACAAACTTGAAACTTTTTGTTCTCCCAAACTGTGAGAAGACTATATGAGAACAAATAACTAATTTCCATTTACCTTTCTTGCCTTTCTATCAtataaaaaccaaaagcaagttttctgtctttttataACAAAATTCACCTGCTCAGGATGGTTTTAATGACGATACCTGCAGTGTCAGCAGATatgtttgtgtgtttgcagaACTGCATTGCAGCATTAAAACCAAATGCAGAGATATGGCAGTTTCCTGCTGAAGCTGGGATCTCTTTTTAGCTTTGGCCTTAGTAACACTGGTTGTGTAGAAAAGACAGTATGCTgtctttttttgtatttgaaatacaaatatgtAGATACATCAAGTGTTtccaagcaaagcaaaatttcCTTACTGAGAAACAATCAGTGCTACTTGAGAGAGAATCTCTGCCTTTAAGTGCATTTAAAagtttttctgtgaattttttttagaaaatgttgATTAACCAGAATCTATTTTAACACAAGGCTGCTGTAGAATTGTTTCAGCACCAATAGTTTCATAGTATAGCGATTGAGCgctttttttgtaattttttctcTTGCCACCATGATTAATTAGAAAAGGGGCAGCCTGCCATTAAAGTGTAGTGTGCCAAAAGGGAGTTTTTTAGAAAAACTAAAATAGAAAGGGAAATCTGAGGCTGTAGTTTTACAATGTGTCTGGAATATACAATGGCAGTCTTGGGATGGTTGCAGCCTAGAGCCACAATTTACAATAAGTTGCATGAAAAACACTTCTGCTATAAACTTTAGGCTGCCTCTAGTTAACCCTTAACTGAAGTCGTTCTGCAAAATGTCAGTAAATAGGTGGTTTCCTGTTTGTTAATTTGAACGGAaaggatttt encodes:
- the EEF1E1 gene encoding eukaryotic translation elongation factor 1 epsilon-1, translating into MAAAVRGAEELELLERLLGLSGGNKYGVQGERKVPVLQTNNGPGLTGLMTIAAHLVRQARKDQLLGNTAEEKAVVQQWLEYRVTRVNGGSSKEDTRTILKDLNIHLEDKVYLAGNIFTLADILMYYGLHHIVVDLTVQEKEKYLNVSRWFNHIQHYPGVRQHLSNVVFIKNRLYTNAH